One Ktedonobacterales bacterium genomic region harbors:
- a CDS encoding MBL fold metallo-hydrolase, translating to MSIREAMQQAGVPFERLNTIIVTHQDLDHIGSLPVMLKEAPQKVEVLANEIEKPFIQGDQRPLKLTPQAIAQAVAALPAEMPEEARQAFQARLENPPRAAVDKTVADGEELPYCGGITVINTPGHTPGHICLYHRQSKTLIAGDALRVVDGQLQGPSQQATLDMPLALESLKKLARYDIETVICYHGGLYRGEANQRLAALT from the coding sequence GTGTCAATTCGTGAGGCCATGCAGCAGGCGGGCGTCCCATTTGAGAGGCTCAATACTATTATTGTAACGCACCAGGACTTGGACCATATTGGCAGCTTGCCAGTTATGCTGAAGGAAGCGCCGCAAAAAGTCGAAGTCTTAGCGAATGAAATCGAAAAGCCGTTTATTCAGGGCGACCAGAGGCCGCTGAAATTAACGCCGCAGGCCATCGCTCAGGCGGTGGCCGCTTTACCGGCTGAGATGCCGGAGGAGGCGCGCCAGGCATTTCAGGCGAGGCTTGAGAACCCGCCAAGGGCTGCCGTAGACAAAACGGTTGCGGATGGCGAGGAACTGCCGTACTGCGGCGGCATTACCGTGATCAACACGCCGGGCCACACGCCTGGGCATATCTGCCTGTATCATCGCCAGAGTAAGACGCTGATCGCCGGAGACGCGCTGAGGGTGGTGGATGGGCAGTTGCAGGGGCCGAGCCAACAAGCAACACTTGATATGCCGCTGGCCCTGGAGTCACTGAAAAAGCTCGCGCGGTACGACATCGAAACGGTTATCTGCTATCACGGCGGCCTCTATCGCGGGGAAGCGAACCAGCGCCTGGCCGCATTGACCTGA
- a CDS encoding transposase: protein MLILEYKLRTNQESRAAIDEAIRTTQFIRNKAIQLWMDTRDTNAYALNQYSAQLAKEYPFAARLNSMARQASAERAWQSIARFYDNCQTKKPGKKGYPRFQKDNRSVEYKTSGWKLEPDGKRITFTDGHGIGTLRLIGTRSIETFPLAQIKRARLLKRDDGYYVQFAVQADRKTPHEPTGKQIGIDVGLKAFYTDSDGQQVANPRYLRKAETKLTRLHRRVSRKVKRGKNRKKAIKRLAKGYLKVSRQRKDFAAKTASALVRSNDLIAYENLQIASLVKNHHLAKSISDASWGLFLTWVRYYGGLHGIPIMAVSPHYTSQDCSRCGERVKKTLSMRTHVCPSCGLVLDRDQNAALNILELALRTAGQAGTGSRKAANASGQSTAGGRRKLRSAKLAG, encoded by the coding sequence GTGCTGATACTGGAATACAAGCTCAGGACCAATCAGGAAAGCCGCGCCGCGATTGATGAAGCCATCCGCACCACGCAATTCATCCGCAATAAGGCTATCCAGCTGTGGATGGACACGCGGGACACGAATGCCTATGCTCTGAATCAGTACAGTGCCCAACTCGCAAAGGAGTATCCCTTTGCGGCCCGCCTCAATTCGATGGCCCGGCAAGCCAGCGCAGAACGCGCCTGGCAATCTATTGCCCGCTTCTATGACAACTGCCAGACGAAGAAACCCGGCAAGAAGGGCTATCCCCGCTTCCAGAAGGATAACCGTTCCGTTGAGTACAAAACCTCTGGCTGGAAGCTGGAACCGGACGGCAAACGTATCACCTTCACCGATGGACACGGCATTGGCACACTCAGACTGATCGGTACGCGCTCTATCGAAACCTTTCCCCTGGCTCAGATCAAGCGCGCGCGTCTGCTCAAGCGTGACGATGGCTACTATGTGCAGTTTGCCGTCCAGGCAGACCGAAAGACTCCGCATGAGCCGACAGGGAAGCAGATCGGCATTGACGTAGGGCTGAAAGCCTTCTATACCGACTCGGACGGCCAACAAGTAGCCAATCCCCGCTATCTCCGCAAAGCAGAAACGAAACTCACGCGCCTGCATCGGCGCGTCTCGCGTAAGGTGAAGCGCGGGAAAAACCGCAAGAAGGCGATCAAACGCCTGGCAAAAGGCTATCTCAAGGTCAGTCGGCAGCGTAAAGACTTCGCCGCCAAGACGGCAAGTGCGTTGGTCAGGTCTAACGACCTGATTGCCTATGAAAACTTGCAGATTGCCTCCCTGGTCAAGAATCACCATCTGGCGAAGAGTATCAGCGATGCCAGTTGGGGGCTGTTCCTCACTTGGGTGCGCTATTATGGCGGGCTGCATGGTATTCCCATTATGGCGGTCTCCCCACACTACACCAGCCAGGATTGCAGCAGGTGCGGCGAACGGGTGAAGAAAACGCTCAGCATGCGTACTCATGTCTGTCCTTCCTGTGGCCTGGTGCTGGACCGCGATCAGAATGCCGCCCTCAATATCTTAGAACTCGCTCTCCGTACCGCCGGGCAGGCGGGAACGGGCAGCCGCAAGGCTGCGAACGCTTCTGGACAATCAACCGCTGGTGGACGCAGGAAGCTGCGATCTGCTAAGTTGGCTGGCTGA